The sequence below is a genomic window from Salinispira pacifica.
AAGAAACGGGTGGAGAGCGAAGCGGGGTTCACCGCCTGGCAGAGTCTGGGCGGCGTTGTGCTCAGCGGCGGCGGAGCCATGCTTCCGGGAACCGTGGAGCTTGCTCAGAGCATATTTCCCACCGCAGTCCGGATGGCAGAACCCTTCGGGGTGAACGGTCTCAGCCGGGAAGTGTGCCGCCCGGACCGGAGTACCGCCTACGGCCTGGTGCTTCAGGGAGCCCAGCAGGCCCTTCTTCAGGGACCGGTCATCCGGGATACCCGAAGCCGCAAAGGTGGCGGGCTGAAACAGTGGTTGAGAAACTTCTTTGAGTAGCACAGGGGGAGCCGGAGGCGCACCGGGCCGGGACAGCCGCCTGGGCGGGAAGAAGAAATATCAGCAGGAGCATTGCTGAGAACTAGATATTGAATGCAAAAAACGATAGAATAGAACAAACGGCGAAACAGAATCTCTGTTTCGCCGGTGGGGATTCGGACTGCAGCCGGATCCAGCATATTTCGGGAGGGGAATATGAAGTTACACATACTTGAGGACAATGCCGCAACAGGGGACCCCGCGGCAGAGCCTCACACCACGGGCGACGCCCACATTCGCAGCGGAACCAGTCCCACGGTAATTACCGTTGTAGGGGTTGGAGGCGGCGGAAGCAATGCCGTCAACCGCATGATTGAAACCGGACTGCTGGATGTAAATTTTATCGCCATGAACACCGATCAGCAGGCGCTCCACGGCAGTATGTCGAAAATCCAGGTGGCTCTGGGGCAGAAACTCACCGGAGGTCTGGGTGCCGGCGGCAATCCCGAAGTGGGTGAACACGCCGCACAGGAAGACACCGAGAGAATACGCGAGCTTCTGGGCGGATCGGATATGGTATTTATTACCGCCGGAATGGGCGGGGGTACCGGAACCGGTGCCGCCCCGGTGATTGCCCAGGTAGCCAAGGAACTGGGCATTCTCACCGTGGCAGTGGTGACCAAACCCTTTCACTTTGAAGGAATCCGAAAGCAGAAAATCGCACAGGGCGGAATTGATAAACTGAGGGAGCATGTGGACACCCTCATTACCATTCCAAACCAGCATCTGCTGAGCATCGTGGAGAAAAACACTCCCATCCGTCAGGCCTTTCTGGTGGCAGATGATGTTCTTCGCCAGGGCGTACAGGGCATTTCCGACCTTATCACCCAGGAAGGGGATATCAACATCGACTTCGCCGACGTGCGCACCATCATGATGGGCAAAGGCGATGCGATTATGGGCATCGGCATCGGTACCGGAGCGAACCGGGCCGTGGACGCCGCCACCAACGCCATAAACAATCCTCTTCTTGAGGACGCAAACATCGAAGGCGCCAAAGGACTGCTGGTGAATGTATCCGGCGGAAGCAACTTTGCCCTGAACGAGTACCAGGAGGTGATGGACATTATCACCGCCAATGCCGATGACGATGCACTGATCATTGCGGGTACCGGTGTGGATGAACGTCTCGGGGAAGAACTGAAGGTTACGGTGATTGCCACCGGGTTTTATCAGAGCAGCAGCCGCAGTGCGGGAATCCGTTCCACGGCCCCCGAACAGACGGTTGAAGAGGAAGCCTCCGATGAGTCCCAGAGCGGCAGCTCGGCGTACATCAGCCTGAATGACTGGAATAAAATGACCGGGAAAAGCGATGCCCGTCCGGCTCCGGAAGCGGGAGGCCACACATCCCGCCATTACAACGATGATGAACTGGATATTCCGGCGTACATCAGGCATCAGCGGAATAAAAACCGGGATTGATCCGGGAGCCTCCCCCGGCGGGAGGCGGAGAAAGGCACATGGACCCGGGAAAGTTTTTTATTGATCATCTCAAATTCGAGCTTCAGCTTGCGGACCGTACGGTGGAAACCTACGGCCGGGAGATTCGAAGCTTCATCAAATTTCTGGGAGCCAGGGGCAAAATGCTCAATGACTGCGACGAGGCGGTGATTCAGGAATATCTGGTGCTCCGGCGGAAGGCCGGTGTGGATGACCGGACGGTGGCGAAAATCATCTCCGCCCTTCGGCAGTTTTTCTTCTACCTGATGAAGGAGAAGGAGGTATCAACCAATCCCTGCCTGAGTCTGGAAATGCCCCGTATTCCCAGAACTCTTCCCGGTGTGCTCAGCGTTGAAGAAGTGGAATTGATCCTGGAACAGATAGATACCGACTCCCCTCTGGGGCTCAGGGACCGCTGTCTCTTTGAGCTTATCTATTCCTGCGGTCTGCGCATATCGGAAGCGGTGGATTTGACTTTGGAACGGGTCCATATGGATGAATCCCTCATACGGGTGAGAGGAAAAGGGGATAAGGAGCGGATTGTTCCCATGGGTGAAGAGGCCGCCCACTGGATCGGCCGATACATTCATGAAGGGCGCAGCAGGCTGTATAATCCTCAAAGAAGCGAGCGCTATGTATTCCTGAATCACTTCGGGGGGAAGCTCTCCAGAAAAGGAATGTGGAAGAAATTCAAGGAGATAAGTCAGCGGGCGGGAATTTCCGCCAAGGTTCACACCCTCCGCCACAGTTTCGCCACCCATCTGCTGGAGGGCGGTGCGGATCTCCGTTCCGTCCAGGCTCTGCTGGGGCATGCGGATATCAGCACCACCCAGATATACACCCATGTGGACAGGGACGACTTGCAGGATTATCATACAAAATATCACCCTCTGGAAGAACAGGTGCCGGGGAAAAGCGGCGGCTGAAGTTCCGGAGCATCTCTGTCCGGGTACCTGCGCAGCAGGGAAGGGTTGGAGGCCCGTCGGGGCGGGGCGAGAGCCTACAAAAAGGAGAAGTCATGAATATTCAAAAAATCGAAGAACAACTACGAAGCTATTTTGCCTCCAGGGGAGTGTCTCTTCCCGATGCATTTCCCTGTCCTGAACCACAGCATAGCGGTGAGAAACGGGAATTGAAAAGCTATTTTGATCACACCCAGCTGAAACAGGCTGCGGGTGACGGGGAATATGAGAAGCTTTTCGATGAAGCCCTGGAGTATGAACCCTTCTCTGTGTGCATACCCTCCAGCAGACTTCCTCAGGCAGCCCGCCGGCTGAAGGACAGCCCGGTGAAGCTTTGCACCGTTGTGGGATTCCCCTGGGGATACGATGCTACGGAAGCCAAGGTTGCCGAGACCATACAGGCCATTAATGAAGGCGCCCATGAGATCGATATGGTGATCGCTCTCGGATTTCTGAAGGACGGGGATTATCTGTACGTCTATGAGGATATCCGCAAGGTGGTTCAGGCTGCAGGGGGCAAACTGGTAAAGGTTATTCTTGAAACCTCAGAACTGAGCGATGAAGAAATCGTACAGGCTTCGTTTATCGCCGGCTGGGCGGGGTCGTGGTTTATTAAAACATCAACCGGTTTCGCCTCCGGCGGAGCCAGCGTGGATGCGGTAAAGCTGATGCGCCAGGTTGGCGGAAGCATTCTTGGTGTGAAGGCCAGCGGGGGGATCCGGAACCGGGAGTTCACCCTGGAGCTGATCGAAGCCGGAGCCGACCGAATCGGCGCCAGCGCCACTCCTGCCATTCTCACCGGCGCAGATGCCGGAGGTTCGGGATACTGATCCCTCGGGGTGCCTAAGCCGGAATACTGAGTCCGGAATACTGAGTCCGGAATACTGAGTCCGGGGATTCCGGTCCCCGGCAGGGATTTTCCTCAGGAGGGGAGATGAAGTATATGATCAAATTGATTGCAGTGAAGGGCCCGGGAATACGCAGAATGGTCGCGGTCTGTGGAATCATACTGATTATTCTGCTTGGAGCCTCCTGTTCATCCGGAGAAAATTCCGGATTCATCGACAGTCTGATCAGACTCAGTCCCAACCGCTACAGCGATGAGCCTCCAACGGAAGCCCAGATGGAGGAGTGGAGGGAAGAGATCCGCCGCTACGAATCGATAATCCGGGAAAAAATCGAAGCGGCGGGGTCGGCGGTGAATTATTACAAGCTTTTGGCCGAGGAATACTCCCGGCTTGGCATGCATAAACTGGCCCTGGAAAACTACCAGTCAATTCTTGAGATCGAACCCTCCAACCATGTGGTTCTCCATTCTGCGGGGGTTTCTGCGGGACAGTACGCCCTCTCCCGGCCGGACGAGGGGGCCAAAACAGAATATCTGAGGATGGCTGAAGGATACTACCGACGGGCAATTGAGGTGAACCCCGGCTACAAAGACCCCTACGTGGGCCTGGCGGTGCTTCATGTTTTCGAATTTGATGAGCTCGATGAAGGCAAACGGGTGGTGAACCAGGGGTTGGAAATCTTTCCCGACAATTCCCGGCTGCTGTTTGTGCTGGCCCGGATTGCCCTGATGGAGAACCGCAGCGAGGATGCCGTGGCCATCTACAACCGGATTGCTGAAACCGCCCGGCGGCCTGACGAAAAAGATGCGGCCATCCGCAATCGGGAGGCGCTTTTATCCGGTGAATAGGGTGAATGGTTCACCCCATGGATTTGGCAATTCACAGAATATCATTTCTCAGTACCGGAGAAAAACTGATTCTCCAGGGGCTAAACCTGGGCAGGGAGGAGTTCTGCAGCCTGACCCGCTACCGCCTCTATGAAATTGGGTTGAGCGCTCCCCGGAGAGGGAAAAACTTTCACCCCCGGGAACTCTATAACTACACTCAACTGGATCTGCAGTGGCTTGAGCGTCCGGGCTGTCACGCCATTGGAATCTGGGAGCCGGCGTATCCCTGGCTGCTGAAACAGATCTATAACCCTCCGTTTCTTTTATTCATCCGCAGCAGAAAAGCTCCTGTGCCGGGATGGTCGGGAGATACCAGCATAGCAATGGTGGGTACCCGCACCCCCAGCGTGGCGGGCTACGAGGGCGCCCACAGGCTGGCCGGAGAACTTGCCCGGAGAGGAATCAGCATCGTCTCGGGCCTGGCCCGGGGGATCGATACGGCCTGTCATAATGCGGTTCTCAGTACGCCGGGGATCACCCACGGCGTATTGGGGCACGGCCCGGATATGCTCTACCCCGCCTCCAACCGGGGGCTGGCTGCCAGAATTCTTGCCTCAGGCGGTGCGCTCGTTTCAGAATATCCCCCGGGCACAGAACCCCGTCCATACCGGTTTCCCGAACGAAACCGGATTATTTCCGGGCTTACTCATTCGGTGATTGTACTGGAAGCGCCTGAAGGATCCGGAGCGCTGATCACCGTAGACTATGCCCTGGAACAGGGCCGTGACGTCTGCGTTCTCGGCGGAGTAGATACCCGGAGAAACGGCGGAGGGCTGCAGCTGCTGGGACAGGGTGCCTGCCGGGTGTATTCTGCCGAAGATGTGCTGAATCACGTCTTTCCACTGGTGGGCTTGTAATATCGGCCTCCAATTATAGGCCTGAGAAGCTCATTGATCATGCCTGCCGTGACGATGATATGAATATGCAGGATGATCATCAGAAATTGGTGGACGAGTATATCGAATACCTTGAAGCCGTCCGGGGGCTCTCGTTCCACAGTGTCACCGCCTATCGCCGGGATATTACCCAATATATTCTCTGGCTTGAATCCCAGGGAGATGCTCCGTTTCCCGTGGATGACCGCACCCTTCGTGCCTACATGGGGCAGCTGGGCAGAAAAGAATCGGCTGCAAGGACGGTGAACCGGAAACTGTCGGCCCTACGGGGGTTCTACCGCTTTCATGCCCGCAGGAAAGCTTCCCGGGGCGGGGGGACCGCTCCCTCTACCCACGGAGCGTCTGCGGCACCCGCCGGCCCTGACGCAACCGATGCATCCCCCGGCTCCGCCGCTCCTTCGGGCCCCGATGCGTCTATCGACGCCGGAGCCGCCGTCCCCGGAGTAAAGGGTGTAAAAGCCCCCAGGGACCTTCCTGAATTTCTGTACGAAGACGAGATGAACTCACTGCTGATAGAGCTCGAAGAGAAGGCTTGCGACTATTTCGGCTGGCGGGACCTTTTGATCGCCCACCTGTTCTACAGCACCGGCTGCCGTTTAGCTGAACTCAGCGGTATATCCAGGGAACAGGTTGAGCGGAACCCTGCCAGGATCCGTATCCGCGGAAAGGGCGGAAAGGAGCGGATTGTTTTTCTCTCCTCCCAAACCCGCCGGATCATCCCTGACTACCTTGCCCGCAGAAAGGAATTTCTGGAGCAAGGGGAAGATCCGGGAGCTCTTTTTCTCAACCGGAACCGTCGGGCTTTGAGCCCCAGGGGAATTCAGTATATACTTGGGAAAATCAGTACCACCCGGAATTTACCGGGATCCCTTCATCCGCATATGTTCCGGCACAGCTTTGCCACGCATCTTATGAACAACGGAGCGGATATCAGGATGGTTCAGGAGATGCTGGGGCATGAGAATCTCAGCACAACTCAGGTGTACACCCACACCAGTCTGGGGGCTCTGCGGGATTTATACCGGAATGCCCATCCTCACAGCCGCCGCAGGAATATTTCCGGTGACCGGAACGGGGAGCAGGGATAAGTCGGCTTCCGTCAAGTTCGGCAGTTTTTCCTGTTCTCCATACGCTTCCTGATGTATATTTTCCCTTTGAACCGGAAGGGCAGTGAGCCGTCCGGCGATAATCCCGGCCGCAGGATGCGGCGGGACCACTGATACAATTATTTTTATTCACAGAAGGAGGGTGGATGGCTGAGAAGATACGCAGCACCACCGTGATTGCTGTAAAAAAAGACGACAGTATTGCAATGGCAGGTGACGGACAGGTCACCATGGGAAATGCGGTAATGAAGGGCAACGCCAAAAAGGTGCGCCGGATTTACGACGGAAAGGTGCTTGTGGGTTTTGCCGGGGCAACCGCCGATGCGTTCACGCTTTTTGACAAGTTTGAGGCCAGTCTGAAAGAATTCAACGGAGATATTACCCGTGCTGCGGTTGAGCTTGCCAAGTTGTGGCGAACAGACCGGATGCTGCGGAAGCTGGAGGCTCTTTTACTGGTTGCCGACAAGGATCAGATCCTTCTTATCTCCGGAACCGGCGATGTAATCGAACCGGAAACCGGCGCAATCGCCATCGGCAGCGGAGGAAACTACGCTTATTCCGCAGCTCTGGCCTATATGGACGGCAGTGAACTCAGTGCCGGAGATATCGCCAGGAGAAGTCTTCAAATTGCCGGAGACATCTGTATTTACACCAACCAGAACATCGTAGTTGAGGAGTTGAATTGATGCTGAAACTTGAGGAATTAACTCCCCGTCAGATCGTAAAAGAACTGGACCGCTATATTATCGGGCAGGAGAAGGCCAAGAAGGCGGTGGCCATTGCTCTGAGAAACCGGGTCCGCCGGCAGAAACTTCCCGAGGATCTTGTTGATGAAGTGGCTCCGAAAAATATCATCATGATGGGGCCTACCGGTGTGGGAAAAACCGAGATCGCCAGGAGGCTTTCAAAACTCACCGGTGCACCCTTTGTGAAAGTAGAGGCCACAAAATACACTGAAGTGGGGTATGTGGGCCGGGATGTGGAATCCATGGTCCGGGACCTGATGATGGTATCGGTGAACATGGTGAAAAGCGAGCTCCAGGAAGAGGTTCGGGAGGAAGCCGAGGAACGGGTGGAAGAACAGCTTCTTGATCTTCTTTTACCCGGAAGCCGAAAGTCCCCCAAAAATGGCGGAGGAATGGCCGGGCTCTTTTCCAAGCGAAGCGGCACAGCGTCAGGGTCCGCATCAGGAGCCCCATCAGGTGAAGAAAGCGGGAATGTGAAAGAGCTTCCCCCAGCGGATTCAGAAAGTGAAGAAACAGCTGCACAGGTATCCGATTCCACCAGGGAAAAATTCCGCCAGAAGCTGAGAGACGGCAAGCTTGAAGAGAAAGAGGTGGAAATTTCCGTCTCCAAGAGCAATATGCCGGCAATTGAAATATTTTCCGGCCAGAACCTTGAAGAGATCGACCTGAATCTTGGCAGCCTGGGAAATATATTCGGCGGAAAGAAAAAGAAAAAACAGACCACCATTGCCCGGGCCAGGGAAATTCTGCTGGCCGAGGAAATGGAGCGAATGGTTGATACAGACCGGGTTGCGGATATCGCCCGCCAGCGTGTGGAAGGCCTGGGAATTATTTTTATTGACGAAATAGATAAGATCGCCGTGAAAGAGGGGCGGAACAGCGGAGATGTGAGCCGTGAAGGCGTACAGCGGGACATTCTGCCCATTGTTGAAGGCAGCAAGGTGAACACCAAATTCGGGGTGGTGGATACATCCCATATTCTGTTCATCGCCGCGGGAGCCTTCCATATGAGCAAACCCAGCGATCTGATCCCCGAGCTTCAGGGCCGGTTTCCCATCCGGGTGGAGCTTGAAGCCCTCACCACCGAAGATTTCTATAACATTCTCACCCAGCCGCAGAATGCCCTCACTCTGCAGTACGTTGAGCTGATGAAGACCGAGGGCGTGACCATCGATTTCAGCGATGAGGCGATCCGTGAGTTGAGCCGCCTTGCTGCCGATGTGAACAGCCGCACCGAAAACATCGGTGCCCGGAGGCTTCACACCATCATGGAACTGCTTCTGGAAGAGCTCTCATTTACTGCGCCGGAACTGAGCGGTCAGTCCGTACCCATCACCCCGGAATATGTCCGGGAACGTCTCAGCGATATTGTCCAGGATCAGGATCTGAGCCGCTACATTTTGTAAGCCGGATTTTTACGAAAAAGCGGGTCGAAAACCCTTATAATTTTCTATTCCCTTCCGATGATGAAAGCAGAGTAATCTTCGGGAGGGATTATGTACACCAATAACAACTGGGGTAAAAGCCTGGACATTCTCCAGCGCAATATGAGTGTGAATCTCTATCGGCAGGAGGTGATAGCCAATAATATTGCCAATGCCGACACCCCCAATTTCAAGCGCCAGGAAGTGAACTACGAAACCAGCCTGAAAAAGGCCCTGGAGAGCGAAAATCGTCCGGTTTTTGATGCATACCTCACCAACGATAAGCATGTTGCCTTTGACCGTGAAATAGACTACCGCACCGTTGTGCCCAGACGGGTCACCGATTTTCTTACAACTGCCAAAAACAACGGCAATAACGTGGACATAGAAGTTGAATCCACAAATTTCATTAATGCCCAGCTGTCCTATAATCTCATGGTCAGTTCGGTGAATCACAATTTCAACAATCTGAATATAGTATTGCAGTAAGGAGGCTCTGAATGGGAATGTTTTCCACTCTTAATATCGCATCCAGCGGACTGACAGCCCAGCGGCTCCGTCAGGATGTTATTGCCAACAATATCGCCAATGTGGAGACCACCCGGACCCCCGAAGGCGGACCCTACCGGCGCAGCCGGGTGATTGTTGCTCCCAGCACCGAAGGAACCACCTGGAAGAGCCAGTACTTTCCCAAAGCCCTGGACTCGGGAGTGGGGAGCGGCGTGCAGGTGGTGGAGATCGATAAAGACATGGATGATCCTCTCCGGCTGGTGTACGACCCCACCCATCCCGATGCAATTAAAGCCGGCCCCCAGGCGGGATACGTGGAGTATCCCAATGTGAATGTGGTGGAAGAGATGACCGACCTCATCTCCGCATCCAGAAGCTACGATGCCAACATCGCTGTTGTGGACGGTGCCAAGAACATGTTCATGAAAGCGCTGGAAATCGGCCGATAGCATGAATACCCCGGAATCCACGGAGAATTCACTGAGAATCGGGGTTATCCGGCCGATGGAGTGAACTTTCCCTTAAGTTCCCCGGCTGACGGTCGAGGATTAAAAGCGGGAGGAGAACTATGAGTATACAGTTCAACGCGAATTTTCTGAATCCGGCGCAGGTAAGCGGCGATCAGTTTGCTTTGTACAAGACCCACCGTTCCCATGTGGGGGATGAGGGGCTGACCGTTCCGGAAGGACAGAAGAGCTTCGGCCAGATGCTTTTCGACTCCCTGGAAGGGGTGAATCAGGAACAGCAGTATGCTCATGATATCTCCGTTCAGGCTGTGGCGGATCCCGATTCCGTGGATCCCCATGACGTGACCATCGCGATGGCCAAGGCAAACCTGAGCCTGAGCATTACCAAGAATGTTGTGGATCGCGTGGTACAGGCGTACCAGGATATTACCACCCTGCGCTGATAGCAGCGTCCGGGGATGAGTGATTCTTCCCCGAAAAACCATCTAAAAAACCTCTCACACAGTGTGTGCGCGCCCGGCTGAACCCCTTGTTGAGCATCCGAGGCGCTTTTTTTTGTGTTTTATCTCAATTATCACTGGAAGTTTATGTTTTTTCCATGTAGAATTCCATTTGTGTAGGTTTATGTTTGCACATTCTGTTCTTTGATAGGCACCGCTGGGGGTGAACTCGGGTTTCTGAGACCGCCGGTCCATGTGCCGCACCAGAATTTTGCCTGACTCTTGCAGGTGGTGTGCAGCTTTTCCGTTCAGTTCTTTGGGAGGGGATATGAACGAATGGTTTAAGAAGCTGTTTGACCAGATAAAGACCATATGGTCCAAATGGTCAGCTCTACAGCGGATAATCTTCATCGGCGTCGGCCTTGCAGCCATTGCCGGTGTTACTGCGCTGATACTCTTCAGTGCGTCTCCAAGCATGGAACCCATTCTCACTCAACCGGTTACCGACGAAACACTGCGCCAGCAGATCGGCGCCCGTCTGGATACCGAGGGAATTGAGTATGAGGTGACTGCCGACAATATTCTCATGGTGAAAGACCGCCCCACTGCGCTCCGCGCCAGGGCAATTCTTTCCACCCAGGGGCTTTTGCCCGGGGATACCGACCCATGGGCCCTTTTTGATATGGACCGTTGGACCATCACCGATTACGAACGGGATGTGAACCTTCGCCGATCCATCACCAATCAGCTCATACAGCATATTGAAGCTCTTGATGACGTGGACGATGCCAGCGTATCCATAGTGATGCCGGAGAAAACCCTGTTTTCAGAGGATCAGGATCCGGTTACCGCATCAATAATCATCACGCCCAAGCCCGGAAGCGATATTGCAGAAAACCGCACCGAGCTGGAAGGAATCCAGGAGCTGGTGCAGTTCGCCGTTCCCGGACTCACCGCCGACTATATCACCATTTCAGATACATCCGGACGGAAGCTCAATGATTTTGAGGGGATGGCGGATTTTGACCGGCTTGCCCTGAATAAGCGGGAGCTGGAGCTGAAACGTGACCTGGAGCAGCAGTATATACGTCAGATAAAAAACTCTCTTTCCGGGATTTTCACCAAGGACAGAATCGAAATACTCAATATCGAGGTGGACCTGGATTACGGGAACCGCCAGACCGAAAAGGAAGAGTATTTCCCCATAGTAGTTACCCCTGACAATCCCGCCACTCCGTTCAGCGAACGGGAAACCACCCTGAATGTTCTCCGTTCCAGGGAAAACTTCGACGAGGACTACCAGGGAAGCGGGTTTAACCCCGAAGGACCTCCTGGAGTCGAGGGTCAGACTCCTCCCAGCTATCAGGATCTTGAGGGGCTGGTGGGTGAATACAGCCGCAGCCAGGATAAGGAAAACTTCGAAATTAACCGCCAGGTAACCACCGAGACCGGTTCGCCCAGCATTGAACGGATTTCCGTGGGTGTGGCCATCGACGGCGTGTGGCAGTGGCAGTATCTTGATAACGGACAGGTGGATATAAACCCCGACGGAAGCATCAACAGGAGCTATACTCCGGTGAGCCAGGAACAGCTGGACAGAGCGACTGAACTGAT
It includes:
- the ftsZ gene encoding cell division protein FtsZ yields the protein MKLHILEDNAATGDPAAEPHTTGDAHIRSGTSPTVITVVGVGGGGSNAVNRMIETGLLDVNFIAMNTDQQALHGSMSKIQVALGQKLTGGLGAGGNPEVGEHAAQEDTERIRELLGGSDMVFITAGMGGGTGTGAAPVIAQVAKELGILTVAVVTKPFHFEGIRKQKIAQGGIDKLREHVDTLITIPNQHLLSIVEKNTPIRQAFLVADDVLRQGVQGISDLITQEGDINIDFADVRTIMMGKGDAIMGIGIGTGANRAVDAATNAINNPLLEDANIEGAKGLLVNVSGGSNFALNEYQEVMDIITANADDDALIIAGTGVDERLGEELKVTVIATGFYQSSSRSAGIRSTAPEQTVEEEASDESQSGSSAYISLNDWNKMTGKSDARPAPEAGGHTSRHYNDDELDIPAYIRHQRNKNRD
- the xerD gene encoding site-specific tyrosine recombinase XerD, which gives rise to MDPGKFFIDHLKFELQLADRTVETYGREIRSFIKFLGARGKMLNDCDEAVIQEYLVLRRKAGVDDRTVAKIISALRQFFFYLMKEKEVSTNPCLSLEMPRIPRTLPGVLSVEEVELILEQIDTDSPLGLRDRCLFELIYSCGLRISEAVDLTLERVHMDESLIRVRGKGDKERIVPMGEEAAHWIGRYIHEGRSRLYNPQRSERYVFLNHFGGKLSRKGMWKKFKEISQRAGISAKVHTLRHSFATHLLEGGADLRSVQALLGHADISTTQIYTHVDRDDLQDYHTKYHPLEEQVPGKSGG
- the deoC gene encoding deoxyribose-phosphate aldolase, yielding MNIQKIEEQLRSYFASRGVSLPDAFPCPEPQHSGEKRELKSYFDHTQLKQAAGDGEYEKLFDEALEYEPFSVCIPSSRLPQAARRLKDSPVKLCTVVGFPWGYDATEAKVAETIQAINEGAHEIDMVIALGFLKDGDYLYVYEDIRKVVQAAGGKLVKVILETSELSDEEIVQASFIAGWAGSWFIKTSTGFASGGASVDAVKLMRQVGGSILGVKASGGIRNREFTLELIEAGADRIGASATPAILTGADAGGSGY
- the dprA gene encoding DNA-processing protein DprA, whose protein sequence is MDLAIHRISFLSTGEKLILQGLNLGREEFCSLTRYRLYEIGLSAPRRGKNFHPRELYNYTQLDLQWLERPGCHAIGIWEPAYPWLLKQIYNPPFLLFIRSRKAPVPGWSGDTSIAMVGTRTPSVAGYEGAHRLAGELARRGISIVSGLARGIDTACHNAVLSTPGITHGVLGHGPDMLYPASNRGLAARILASGGALVSEYPPGTEPRPYRFPERNRIISGLTHSVIVLEAPEGSGALITVDYALEQGRDVCVLGGVDTRRNGGGLQLLGQGACRVYSAEDVLNHVFPLVGL
- a CDS encoding tyrosine-type recombinase/integrase, which translates into the protein MQDDHQKLVDEYIEYLEAVRGLSFHSVTAYRRDITQYILWLESQGDAPFPVDDRTLRAYMGQLGRKESAARTVNRKLSALRGFYRFHARRKASRGGGTAPSTHGASAAPAGPDATDASPGSAAPSGPDASIDAGAAVPGVKGVKAPRDLPEFLYEDEMNSLLIELEEKACDYFGWRDLLIAHLFYSTGCRLAELSGISREQVERNPARIRIRGKGGKERIVFLSSQTRRIIPDYLARRKEFLEQGEDPGALFLNRNRRALSPRGIQYILGKISTTRNLPGSLHPHMFRHSFATHLMNNGADIRMVQEMLGHENLSTTQVYTHTSLGALRDLYRNAHPHSRRRNISGDRNGEQG
- the hslV gene encoding ATP-dependent protease subunit HslV — translated: MAEKIRSTTVIAVKKDDSIAMAGDGQVTMGNAVMKGNAKKVRRIYDGKVLVGFAGATADAFTLFDKFEASLKEFNGDITRAAVELAKLWRTDRMLRKLEALLLVADKDQILLISGTGDVIEPETGAIAIGSGGNYAYSAALAYMDGSELSAGDIARRSLQIAGDICIYTNQNIVVEELN
- the hslU gene encoding ATP-dependent protease ATPase subunit HslU, whose amino-acid sequence is MLKLEELTPRQIVKELDRYIIGQEKAKKAVAIALRNRVRRQKLPEDLVDEVAPKNIIMMGPTGVGKTEIARRLSKLTGAPFVKVEATKYTEVGYVGRDVESMVRDLMMVSVNMVKSELQEEVREEAEERVEEQLLDLLLPGSRKSPKNGGGMAGLFSKRSGTASGSASGAPSGEESGNVKELPPADSESEETAAQVSDSTREKFRQKLRDGKLEEKEVEISVSKSNMPAIEIFSGQNLEEIDLNLGSLGNIFGGKKKKKQTTIARAREILLAEEMERMVDTDRVADIARQRVEGLGIIFIDEIDKIAVKEGRNSGDVSREGVQRDILPIVEGSKVNTKFGVVDTSHILFIAAGAFHMSKPSDLIPELQGRFPIRVELEALTTEDFYNILTQPQNALTLQYVELMKTEGVTIDFSDEAIRELSRLAADVNSRTENIGARRLHTIMELLLEELSFTAPELSGQSVPITPEYVRERLSDIVQDQDLSRYIL
- the flgB gene encoding flagellar basal body rod protein FlgB → MYTNNNWGKSLDILQRNMSVNLYRQEVIANNIANADTPNFKRQEVNYETSLKKALESENRPVFDAYLTNDKHVAFDREIDYRTVVPRRVTDFLTTAKNNGNNVDIEVESTNFINAQLSYNLMVSSVNHNFNNLNIVLQ
- the flgC gene encoding flagellar basal body rod protein FlgC, with product MGMFSTLNIASSGLTAQRLRQDVIANNIANVETTRTPEGGPYRRSRVIVAPSTEGTTWKSQYFPKALDSGVGSGVQVVEIDKDMDDPLRLVYDPTHPDAIKAGPQAGYVEYPNVNVVEEMTDLISASRSYDANIAVVDGAKNMFMKALEIGR
- the fliE gene encoding flagellar hook-basal body complex protein FliE, whose translation is MSIQFNANFLNPAQVSGDQFALYKTHRSHVGDEGLTVPEGQKSFGQMLFDSLEGVNQEQQYAHDISVQAVADPDSVDPHDVTIAMAKANLSLSITKNVVDRVVQAYQDITTLR
- the fliF gene encoding flagellar basal-body MS-ring/collar protein FliF, which translates into the protein MNEWFKKLFDQIKTIWSKWSALQRIIFIGVGLAAIAGVTALILFSASPSMEPILTQPVTDETLRQQIGARLDTEGIEYEVTADNILMVKDRPTALRARAILSTQGLLPGDTDPWALFDMDRWTITDYERDVNLRRSITNQLIQHIEALDDVDDASVSIVMPEKTLFSEDQDPVTASIIITPKPGSDIAENRTELEGIQELVQFAVPGLTADYITISDTSGRKLNDFEGMADFDRLALNKRELELKRDLEQQYIRQIKNSLSGIFTKDRIEILNIEVDLDYGNRQTEKEEYFPIVVTPDNPATPFSERETTLNVLRSRENFDEDYQGSGFNPEGPPGVEGQTPPSYQDLEGLVGEYSRSQDKENFEINRQVTTETGSPSIERISVGVAIDGVWQWQYLDNGQVDINPDGSINRSYTPVSQEQLDRATELIQGAVGFSQNRGDVVTVRTIPFDRSEQHRAEDDEFRKRQQTQQIILFSLLGIVVLLIIFIVFRLITREIERRRRLREEELARQHQAMREAALRSAEEESAEVEMSVEERARLEMQENAINMAREHPEDVAQLIRTWLMEE